From Mucilaginibacter gotjawali:
ATTGAAGGCGTAACAACTTTGAGCGATTTTATGGCTGATCAACCGGCCTCATTTGAAATGCACCAAACCAGTGCCGAAGACACTTGCGTGATTATTTATACATCAGGCACCACCGGGCAGCCAAAAGGAGCGGAGCTTACCCATTCAAACCTGCTTTTAAACGCTATTGCCATCTGCGACCAGATGGACAATGATGAGGATGATATCGCTCTTATTGTGTTGCCGCTGTTCCATATTTTCGGAATGACGGTGATGATGAATGCAGGGGTGTATAAAGGGCGTTCGGGTGTTATGCTTATCCGTTTTGACGCTGAATCGGTTTTTGAGGCGATGCAAAAACATAAAGTGACGTTATTTGCCGGTGTACCTACAATGTACTGGGGGTTATTGAACTATACCGACCCTAAATTTGACTATGAAAGCATTGCGAAAACATTAAAAGTATGTTGTTCGGGCGGCGCTTCTTTGCCGGTTAAGGTATTGCAGGATTTTGAAAAACGGTTTAATGTGCCCATTGTTGAAGGGTACGGTATGTCGGAGGGTTCGCCGGTGGTTACCTTTAACCAATTGAAAACAATCAGGAAACCCGGGTCAATCGGAAAACCATTCTGGGGTGTTGAAGTGAAGCTGGTTGACGATGATGGGGCAGAGGTGCCCATTGGTGAAAAAGGGGAGTTGCTTTACCGCGGGCACAACGTGATGAAAGGTTATTATAAAAAGCCCGAAGAAACGCAAAAAGCATTGAAGAACGGCTGGATGCACTCTGGCGACATTGCCATAAAGGATGAAGACGGTTTTTTTTATATTGTAGACAGGACGAAAGATATGATCATCCGTGGAGGAATGAAAATATACCCCCGCGAGGTGGAAGAGTTAATGATCAAACACGAGGCAGTATCTCTGGTAGCTGTGGTAGGCACTCCGCATGATGAAAAGGGCGAGGAAGTTAAGGCATTTGTGGTGTTAAAGGGCGGCTATACCATTTCAGAAGCCGAACTGATCGCCTGGACAAAAGAACGGATCGCATCTTACAAATATCCCCGAAATGTTGAATTTATTGATGCCCTGCCCATGAACGCCACGGGGAAGATATTGAAAAGGGAATTGCGGGGCAGAGATTAGTTAATTGGTGATTAGTTAATTAGAGATTAGTACGAAAATCATTAAAGTCCGAAAGCTATCGTGATTCCCGACCTCCGAACAATAAAACTAATCTCTAATCACCAATTAACTAATCAACTAAACTACTCCGTTCTCAAACTCTTCACCGGGTTGGCGGTAGCCGCTTTTATCGCCTGGAAACTTATCGTTGCAATTACAATAATGGTTATCACAGTGCCGGCCGCTGCAAACACAAGCCAGCTGATGTTGATACGGTAAGCAAAACCCTGCAGCCACTGGCTCATCAACAGCCAGGTAACTGGTATGGAAATCACAAAGGCAATCACCACCAAACGCAAAAAATCGTTTACCAGCAAAGCCAGCAGCTGCTGAACAGATGCGCCGATCACTTTCCGGATCCCTATTTCTTTTCTTCTTTGTAAAATATTATAGGCAGATAAGCCTGCAAGTCCAAAGCAAGCAATAAGGATGGCGAGCAGGGCAAAAATGTTAAAGATTTTTCCGAATAGCTCATCCGATTGATATTGATGGTTAAAAGATTCATCCAGAAAAGTATAATTAAATGGATCGGATGGGAAATTCTTATCCCATATACTTCTAATCGATGCAATGGTAGCGCTGATATTGTTAGTTCCAACCTTGACAGAGTAAAAATCGCGGGTGTTTGGCTCCAATAAAATGATTATTGGTTGAACACTTTTTCTTAAGCCTTCCTGGTGGAAATTAGCGACCACGCCAATAACTGTTAATGTATCGCGTGGGATAACTTTTTGGTTGATCGCACTTTTGGCATCCTTAAAACCCAGGAGTTTTGCCGCATCTTCATTTAACAATACGGCTTTTTTATCAGTGGCAAATTCCTTTGAAAAATTGCGGCCGGCCTTCATTTCAATCCCGAATGAAGGGATAAAATCATAGTCGACCCCTAAATTGTAAAGCGTAACTTCGGACGCATTCGGCGCGGCGCTTTTTATTCCCCTTGTCCAGTAAATTTCCTGGCCCATTACGTTTGATGAGGCGGTTACATTTTTTACACCTGTGACATTCAGCAAGTCCTGTTTAAAAGGTTGAAAAGCTTTTGAATATACGCTATCACGAAGTGATGTGGCCCCTTGAATAACCAGGGTTTGATTGATGTTTGTACCCAGCTTCTGGCTGCGCATATAGCTTACCTGCTGATATACGATAATAGTACCTGCAACCAGCACTACCGAGGTGACAAACTGCCCTGTAATCAGCGTCTTCCGCAGTAGTACACCGCTGCTGGTGTTCTTAAAACTACCCTTTAACACTTTTACGGGCTGGTATCCAGATAACACAAAGGCAGGGTAGATCCCCGCTAAAAAACTTCCTCCAAAAAACAACGCTAAAAAACCGGTTAAATAATCCCAGGGCAAGACGAAACCCGTGGTGATTTCTCGGCCCACAAAATGGTTGAATGCAGGCGTAAGCAAGTACGCGGCAAAAAAAGCAATTATCAGCGAAATGAAATTGAGCAAAAAACTCTCGGCCAAAAATTGCCTGATCAACGACGAACGGCCGGCGCCAAGCACTTTACGAACCCCAACCTCTTTAGCCCTTTCAACCGACCGCGCAGTGGCAAGATTGATATAATTTACCCAGGCAATAAGGATAATAAAAATACCGATCAAAAAAAGAAAAGAAACCACCTGGCCATTGCCGTTCACCTCGGCCTCCTGGTTGGCATTGGAATATAAATGGATATCAGTGAGCGGGATTACGTGCAGTTCATCCCTGACATTGTTTGCTTTATGTCCCTTTTCGATATTCACATGCGCATCGCAAAAAGGCCCTAGCTTTGCATCAAACTTTTTCACGTCGGTGCCGGGTCTGAGTTTAAGATAGGTGTAAAAATCATACCATCTCCACCCGGTCTCTGTTGAGTTTTGGGTATCGCCTTCCAGCCGCCTGATCTTACCAAACGTTGCGTAGGAAATAATATAATCGATCACAAGATGGGAGTTGCGGGGGTAATCTTTATAAATACCGGTAATCTGGTATGCCTCTGTAAAATGCGGGTCTTTCGATACCAGCGTTTTGCCGACCGGGCTGCTGTCTCCAAAGTACTTTTTTGCGAATGATTCGGAGATGATCATTTTATCGACGGCATTGAGCACCTCTTTCGGGTTGCCTTTTACCATATTAATCCCAAGCATATCAACTGCCGAAGGGTCGGCATAGTAGCCTTTCAACTCGTTGAACTTTACATTTTTTTGTTCATTTACCAATAACTGTTGCACGTTGTACAAACGGCAAAAATCTTCCACATCAGGCAATTCTTTTTTTGCTGTTGGGCCAATTGCCGGATAGCTGGTCGCCGATTTATAGGCAAGCTTACCCTGCTGGTAACTATCTAAACGGATTCTTACAATATCTTTGGCAGCCTTATTGAATTTTTCATAGCTTTTTTCAAAAGCCACATATTGAAAAATAATCAGGCAGCAGGTAATACCAATTGCCAGGCCGAAAATATTTAACAGCGCATAACCTCTGCGCCTGTTAAGGTTTCGTAATGAGATGGTTAAATAGTTTTTGAACATAGTGGCCTCCCGAAAATTAATTAGCTAAGAAGGTGCCATTGTTGTAAATTATTGTAAATCAATAATATGTGCTGAAATTTATGAGGATAGATGTACGGTTTTGATACATTTGGGTGTCCGGTTTGCTTACATAGTGACAACTGAATTCAATCAATCTTTGTAAAATTTAAAGTACCGTCAACCAATCATCAAATACAATGTTTAACATTGACTATGGAAAAATATGTAAGCCTGAAAGTTGAAGATGGCACCGATATGGAAGCCTACACCGCAATACCTGCGGATGCCGCAGGCCGGAATGCACCCGGACTGATATTATTACAGGAAGCTTTTGGCGTTAATCACCATATTAGGGACGTTGCCGATCGTTTTGCAGCGCAGGGTTTTGTTGTTGTTGCGCCTGAGTTATTTCACCGTACTGCGCCGCCATATTTTGAGGGTAATTATGCTGACTTTCCATCGCTGATGCCGCATATGAATGGTTTGACGATTGAAGGCAACCAGGCAGATGTGAAAGCCGCTTATTATTTTCTGAAGCATCACGAACTGGTAAACCCGGCAAATATTTTCAGCATAGGCTATTGCATGGGCGGCAGGGTTTCGTTTTTGGCTAATGCAACAGTGCCGCTTAGCGCCGGCGTAACTTATTATGGCGGCAATATTAAAATCCTGGCGGATAAAGCGGCCGATGTGAGCGGCCGGCATTTATTCTTTTGGGGCGGGCTGGATAAACATATTGGCCAGGACCAAATCGATCTCATTACCGGCGAATTGGATAAAGCCGGGAAAGCATATACCAATGTGAAATTTTCTTATGCCGATCATGCTTTTGCCTGCGATGAAAGGCCTGCTTATAACGAACAAGCTACTAAAGAAGCCTGGGCCATGACGCTGGCTTTTTTCAGGAATAATATGAAATAATGGATCACGACTGCAAC
This genomic window contains:
- a CDS encoding long-chain-fatty-acid--CoA ligase gives rise to the protein MLNLSVILEDSANRYPVKPAFTFMDTSLTYSQVNGYANQVANGLRAIGIRAGDKVALGCPNLPYFPIVYFGILKAGAVVVPLNVLLKKEEIEYHLRDSDAKAYFCFAGTNDFPMGETGYAAFNKVTGCENFIMIMPKPGMASGIEGVTTLSDFMADQPASFEMHQTSAEDTCVIIYTSGTTGQPKGAELTHSNLLLNAIAICDQMDNDEDDIALIVLPLFHIFGMTVMMNAGVYKGRSGVMLIRFDAESVFEAMQKHKVTLFAGVPTMYWGLLNYTDPKFDYESIAKTLKVCCSGGASLPVKVLQDFEKRFNVPIVEGYGMSEGSPVVTFNQLKTIRKPGSIGKPFWGVEVKLVDDDGAEVPIGEKGELLYRGHNVMKGYYKKPEETQKALKNGWMHSGDIAIKDEDGFFYIVDRTKDMIIRGGMKIYPREVEELMIKHEAVSLVAVVGTPHDEKGEEVKAFVVLKGGYTISEAELIAWTKERIASYKYPRNVEFIDALPMNATGKILKRELRGRD
- a CDS encoding ABC transporter permease, giving the protein MFKNYLTISLRNLNRRRGYALLNIFGLAIGITCCLIIFQYVAFEKSYEKFNKAAKDIVRIRLDSYQQGKLAYKSATSYPAIGPTAKKELPDVEDFCRLYNVQQLLVNEQKNVKFNELKGYYADPSAVDMLGINMVKGNPKEVLNAVDKMIISESFAKKYFGDSSPVGKTLVSKDPHFTEAYQITGIYKDYPRNSHLVIDYIISYATFGKIRRLEGDTQNSTETGWRWYDFYTYLKLRPGTDVKKFDAKLGPFCDAHVNIEKGHKANNVRDELHVIPLTDIHLYSNANQEAEVNGNGQVVSFLFLIGIFIILIAWVNYINLATARSVERAKEVGVRKVLGAGRSSLIRQFLAESFLLNFISLIIAFFAAYLLTPAFNHFVGREITTGFVLPWDYLTGFLALFFGGSFLAGIYPAFVLSGYQPVKVLKGSFKNTSSGVLLRKTLITGQFVTSVVLVAGTIIVYQQVSYMRSQKLGTNINQTLVIQGATSLRDSVYSKAFQPFKQDLLNVTGVKNVTASSNVMGQEIYWTRGIKSAAPNASEVTLYNLGVDYDFIPSFGIEMKAGRNFSKEFATDKKAVLLNEDAAKLLGFKDAKSAINQKVIPRDTLTVIGVVANFHQEGLRKSVQPIIILLEPNTRDFYSVKVGTNNISATIASIRSIWDKNFPSDPFNYTFLDESFNHQYQSDELFGKIFNIFALLAILIACFGLAGLSAYNILQRRKEIGIRKVIGASVQQLLALLVNDFLRLVVIAFVISIPVTWLLMSQWLQGFAYRINISWLVFAAAGTVITIIVIATISFQAIKAATANPVKSLRTE
- a CDS encoding dienelactone hydrolase family protein, producing the protein MEKYVSLKVEDGTDMEAYTAIPADAAGRNAPGLILLQEAFGVNHHIRDVADRFAAQGFVVVAPELFHRTAPPYFEGNYADFPSLMPHMNGLTIEGNQADVKAAYYFLKHHELVNPANIFSIGYCMGGRVSFLANATVPLSAGVTYYGGNIKILADKAADVSGRHLFFWGGLDKHIGQDQIDLITGELDKAGKAYTNVKFSYADHAFACDERPAYNEQATKEAWAMTLAFFRNNMK